The following proteins are co-located in the Nitrospirota bacterium genome:
- the pdxA gene encoding 4-hydroxythreonine-4-phosphate dehydrogenase PdxA — translation MENKNPVIAITMGDPSGIGPEIILKALEDVSIYEKCRPLVIGNENIFTRTALNLGKSVKISKIFDLSTLSSKPGHLTLLEPGTASVEFSPGRPTRSGGQAAGSYIEKAAELALSGTIDAITTAPINKETLRNAGYPFPGHTEFFASLSKTENFGMLLVGGPLRIVFVTIHEPISRVSSLITKERVLKTIRLAFHEMKNLFGLSHPVIGVASLNPHGGENGLFGKEELTQIIPAVEKARAEGIPVSPPISPDALFYKAYHKEYDAVVVMYHDQGLIPLKMIAFKESVNVTLGLPFIRTSVDHGTAYDIAGKGVADSSSLKEALLLAARLAGIKKNSEATGLAGDGLGNGRR, via the coding sequence ATGGAAAATAAAAACCCGGTCATAGCGATCACCATGGGCGACCCTTCCGGAATCGGCCCTGAAATCATCCTCAAAGCTTTGGAAGACGTTTCTATTTATGAAAAGTGCCGTCCTCTGGTAATCGGTAATGAAAACATTTTTACCCGGACGGCGCTGAACCTTGGAAAATCGGTTAAAATCAGCAAAATTTTCGACCTTTCCACATTGAGTTCAAAACCCGGTCATTTAACCTTATTAGAGCCAGGGACCGCCTCTGTCGAATTTTCTCCAGGAAGACCCACCCGCTCCGGCGGGCAGGCTGCGGGAAGCTACATCGAAAAAGCGGCGGAGTTGGCGCTCAGCGGAACCATTGACGCGATTACCACCGCTCCAATTAATAAAGAAACTTTGCGAAATGCCGGATATCCATTTCCCGGGCATACTGAGTTTTTTGCTTCCCTGTCAAAAACGGAAAACTTCGGCATGTTACTGGTCGGGGGGCCTTTACGTATTGTTTTTGTCACCATTCACGAGCCCATTTCCAGAGTTTCTTCTTTAATCACAAAGGAGAGAGTTTTAAAGACCATCCGGCTGGCATTTCATGAAATGAAAAATCTATTCGGGCTTTCCCATCCGGTCATCGGAGTTGCCTCTTTAAACCCGCACGGCGGCGAAAACGGTCTGTTTGGAAAGGAAGAGCTGACCCAGATTATTCCGGCGGTTGAAAAAGCCAGGGCGGAAGGTATTCCGGTAAGTCCGCCCATCTCGCCTGATGCTCTCTTTTATAAAGCTTATCATAAAGAATATGATGCGGTTGTGGTCATGTATCATGATCAGGGTTTGATTCCTTTAAAAATGATCGCCTTCAAGGAGTCGGTCAATGTGACCCTCGGCCTCCCCTTTATCCGCACCTCGGTGGATCATGGCACGGCTTATGACATCGCAGGAAAAGGCGTTGCTGACTCTTCAAGTTTAAAAGAAGCTCTTCTTCTGGCCGCCAGGCTCGCGGGTATAAAAAAAAACAGTGAAGCAACCGGCTTAGCCGGTGACGGACTTGGGAATGGTCGTCGTTAG